A stretch of the Microcoleus sp. bin38.metabat.b11b12b14.051 genome encodes the following:
- a CDS encoding nucleotidyltransferase family protein — translation MQTQQFCQRWNIVEFALFGSVLRDDFRPDSDVDVLVTYEPSHRLTLSHLLGMQEEIEDLFHRCVDLVEKKQLKNPYRRSNILKTYRVIYATQPAG, via the coding sequence ATGCAAACTCAACAATTTTGCCAGCGCTGGAACATTGTTGAGTTTGCCCTGTTTGGCTCAGTGCTGCGGGATGACTTTCGCCCTGATAGCGATGTGGATGTATTAGTTACCTATGAGCCATCGCACCGCCTCACGCTTTCTCATTTATTGGGAATGCAGGAGGAGATAGAGGATTTATTTCACCGTTGTGTGGATTTGGTGGAAAAGAAGCAGTTAAAAAATCCCTATCGGCGATCGAACATTTTGAAAACCTATCGAGTGATTTATGCAACCCAACCAGCGGGATAG